GCTATTGTTACAACAGGCCAAAAAAAATAATGACGTGAAAAGTATTAAAAATATTAGTCATAAAATGCTTAGTATGCTTAAACAATTGGATGTAAAAATTCTCATTCCTTATTTAGAAGCATTTGAAACCAGCACGACTATTGAAGATAAACTTTTTGTTGATTTTGAAAACAAATTAAGCAGCTTGATAGCATCTTTGGAAGATTATATTAATTAAGGCTGTATTCCTTCATTTTATTATAAAGGGTTTTTCTAGTGATGTTTAATAATTTGGCCGCTTGCGTTTTATTATTGTCAACTTCCTGCAAAGCACTTATAATAAGCTCTTTTTCATTTTCTTTAGTAGAAAATTTATTCAATAGCACATTGCTTTTTTTTATGTGAATCAATTCGACAGGTAAAACACTTTTATCAATAATGTCTGTCTGTGTTAACAATGTAGCTCTTTTTATGGTATTTGATAATTCTCTTAAATTGCCCGGCCAATGATAACTTTGGAAAAGTGTTAACACATCTTTTGAAAATCCTACGACTGACTTATTTAACTGTTTGTTTGCCATTTCCAAAAAGAAATCAGCATACAAAATCAAGTCGTCATGTCTATCTTTTAAACTAGGCACTCTTATAGAAAACTCATTTAAACGGTGGTACAAATCTTCACGAAAATCTCCTTTTTCAACAGCCTCTAGTAGATCTTCATTGGTTGCAGTAACCAAGCGTATATCAACAAAAATTTCCTCACTACTTCCTATGGGCTTAACCTTTCTTTCCTGTAGTGCACGCAGCAGTTGTATTTGATTTTCATAAGATAAATTACCAACTTCATCTAAAAAAAGCGTACCACCATTAGCCGCTTCAAAATGGCCTATTTTATCATTTATAGCACCGGTAAAAGAACCTTTTTTGTGTCCAAAAAATTCACTTGAAGCAAGCTCTTTTGGTATGGCTCCACAATCAACCGCTACAAAGGGCTTATCACCACGTAAACTTTTTAAATGAATATTTTTAGCAACCACTTCTTTTCCGGTACCGCTTTCACCTGTTATTAATACCGACATATTAGTAGGCGCCACCAAATGGATGTATTCACTTAAGGTTTTTGAAGCTGAACTGATGCCCGTAACAAAATCAGCATTGGAATTACTGTTATTCTTTTGTGGGGTATGTTCTGAAGCAATAGTATCTGCTTTTTTTACTTCTAAAGCATTACTAATAACCTCCAAAACTTCACTTGGGTTGAAAGGTTTTGAAATATAATCGAATGCACCCTGTTTCATTGCCTGTACCGCTGTAGATACCTCGGCATAACTCGTCATTAAGACCACAGGAATATCATTATTATTCTTTATTTGCTTTAATAGGCTAATACCATCGCCATCAGGAAGACGTAAATCGGTAAAAACCAAATCGTAATTTTGTTTTTTTAATAAAAGAGAGGCATTATGAATATTATAACTTAGATCAACTACATATTTATGACGTTCAAGGAAATGCTTTAACATTTCAGAAAATGTCACATCATCTTCTATTAA
This genomic window from Mariniflexile sp. TRM1-10 contains:
- a CDS encoding sigma-54-dependent transcriptional regulator, producing the protein MKHILLIEDDVTFSEMLKHFLERHKYVVDLSYNIHNASLLLKKQNYDLVFTDLRLPDGDGISLLKQIKNNNDIPVVLMTSYAEVSTAVQAMKQGAFDYISKPFNPSEVLEVISNALEVKKADTIASEHTPQKNNSNSNADFVTGISSASKTLSEYIHLVAPTNMSVLITGESGTGKEVVAKNIHLKSLRGDKPFVAVDCGAIPKELASSEFFGHKKGSFTGAINDKIGHFEAANGGTLFLDEVGNLSYENQIQLLRALQERKVKPIGSSEEIFVDIRLVTATNEDLLEAVEKGDFREDLYHRLNEFSIRVPSLKDRHDDLILYADFFLEMANKQLNKSVVGFSKDVLTLFQSYHWPGNLRELSNTIKRATLLTQTDIIDKSVLPVELIHIKKSNVLLNKFSTKENEKELIISALQEVDNNKTQAAKLLNITRKTLYNKMKEYSLN